One genomic region from Streptomyces sp. Li-HN-5-11 encodes:
- a CDS encoding ABC transporter ATP-binding protein has product MTVTVSASGLTLRYGGTRALDDVSLHLQQGITALLGPNGAGKTTLLRVLATAVPADRGAFTVLGHDPGTAAGRLAVRRSLGYLPQNPGFHQDFTAFAFVDYVAILKELTDRAARHREVRRVLAEVDLADVRGRRIKRLSGGMRQRVALAAALVGDPRFLVLDEPTAGLDPEQRMRFRDVISRTGEGRTVLLSTHQTEDVAMLCHRVIVLAQGRVRFEGTPAELTAQAAGRVWSSAERDPGALAGWRTATGTHRNLGDPPKGAELLEPTLEDGYLLTLDDTAVEVTAR; this is encoded by the coding sequence GTGACCGTCACCGTCTCCGCCTCCGGGCTCACCCTCCGCTACGGCGGCACGCGCGCCCTCGACGACGTGTCGCTGCACCTGCAGCAGGGCATCACCGCGCTGCTGGGGCCCAACGGGGCCGGCAAGACCACCCTGCTGCGAGTGCTGGCCACCGCCGTGCCCGCCGACCGGGGCGCCTTCACCGTGCTCGGGCACGACCCGGGCACGGCCGCGGGCCGCCTCGCGGTGCGCCGCTCGCTCGGCTACCTGCCGCAGAACCCCGGCTTCCACCAGGACTTCACCGCGTTCGCGTTCGTCGACTACGTGGCGATCCTCAAGGAGCTCACCGACCGGGCGGCACGCCACCGCGAGGTGCGGCGCGTGCTGGCGGAGGTCGACCTCGCCGACGTCCGCGGCCGGCGCATCAAGCGGCTGTCCGGGGGCATGCGGCAGCGCGTCGCCCTGGCCGCCGCGCTGGTCGGCGATCCCCGCTTCCTCGTCCTGGACGAGCCCACCGCCGGCCTCGACCCCGAGCAGCGTATGCGCTTCCGCGACGTGATCAGCCGCACGGGCGAAGGCCGCACGGTGCTGCTGTCGACCCACCAGACCGAGGACGTCGCGATGCTCTGCCACCGCGTGATCGTCCTCGCCCAGGGCCGCGTCCGCTTCGAGGGCACCCCCGCCGAACTCACCGCGCAGGCGGCCGGCCGGGTGTGGAGCAGCGCGGAACGCGACCCGGGAGCCCTGGCCGGATGGCGTACGGCCACGGGCACCCACCGCAACCTCGGCGACCCGCCCAAGGGTGCCGAACTCCTCGAACCCACCCTGGAGGACGGCTACTTGCTCACCCTCGACGACACGGCGGTGGAGGTGACGGCGCGATGA
- a CDS encoding zf-HC2 domain-containing protein — protein MTWHVAEEDLRAYVRGDLAPPMLWSADTHLVACAECRARLASVSDPAALDAGWERLDAELDAPRPGLFEGLLLKLGIADHTARLLAATPVLRRSWLMAVAAVLMMTVAASDELRSPHSPTLFLALAPLLPLAGVALAYGPAIDPTYETAVVSPLHGFRLLLVRTVAVLAVGLCVNGLATLALPGYGLAALAWLLPALALTATGLALTPRLGPVRAPVLTGAVWLGLLVLARTRAGEGAPLAPFTAAGQGTAAAVAALATGLLFLLRDRFDSATAPLTDYSPGSTS, from the coding sequence ATGACGTGGCACGTCGCCGAAGAGGACCTGCGCGCATACGTACGGGGCGACCTGGCCCCGCCCATGCTGTGGTCGGCCGACACCCACCTCGTGGCCTGCGCCGAGTGCCGGGCCCGGCTCGCCTCGGTGAGCGACCCGGCCGCGCTGGACGCCGGCTGGGAGCGGCTGGACGCCGAGCTGGACGCGCCCCGGCCCGGACTGTTCGAGGGGCTGCTGCTGAAGCTCGGGATCGCCGACCACACGGCACGCCTGCTGGCCGCCACGCCGGTGCTGCGCCGCTCGTGGCTGATGGCGGTGGCGGCCGTCCTGATGATGACGGTGGCGGCCTCGGACGAGCTGCGCTCACCGCACTCGCCCACCCTGTTCCTCGCGCTCGCCCCGCTGCTGCCGCTCGCGGGAGTGGCGCTGGCGTACGGGCCCGCGATCGACCCGACGTACGAGACGGCCGTGGTCTCTCCGCTGCACGGGTTCCGGCTGCTGCTGGTGCGCACGGTCGCCGTACTGGCGGTCGGGCTCTGCGTGAACGGGCTCGCGACCCTCGCGCTGCCCGGCTACGGGCTTGCGGCGCTGGCCTGGCTGCTGCCCGCGCTCGCCCTCACCGCCACCGGACTCGCGCTCACCCCCCGCCTGGGGCCGGTCCGCGCACCCGTGCTCACCGGCGCGGTGTGGCTCGGACTCCTGGTCCTGGCCCGGACGAGGGCAGGCGAGGGCGCCCCCCTCGCGCCGTTCACCGCGGCCGGCCAGGGCACCGCCGCCGCGGTCGCCGCCCTCGCCACCGGCCTGCTCTTCCTCCTGCGGGACCGCTTCGACTCGGCCACCGCGCCCCTCACCGACTACTCGCCCGGGAGCACCTCGTGA
- a CDS encoding RNA polymerase sigma factor: protein MSTTRSDGDLLRAIAAEGDRRAFEELYRRHAPWLAARLRGRCADPAMVDDVVQETFLAVWRGTARYREEGDVAGWLWRIGARRLIDALRGDGARGRLRQALARLRHRDEASAEERVLAGVEHGDLAGALVRLSPELRAVLQATVIDGLTTREAAVLLGIPPGTVKTRALRARKQLREALA, encoded by the coding sequence GTGAGCACAACAAGAAGCGACGGGGACCTGCTGCGGGCCATCGCGGCGGAGGGGGACCGGCGCGCCTTCGAGGAGCTGTACCGGCGCCACGCGCCGTGGCTGGCCGCACGCCTGCGCGGCCGCTGTGCCGACCCCGCGATGGTCGACGACGTAGTCCAGGAGACGTTCCTCGCGGTGTGGCGCGGCACGGCCCGCTACCGCGAGGAGGGCGACGTGGCCGGCTGGCTGTGGCGCATCGGCGCGCGTCGGCTCATCGACGCGCTGCGTGGCGACGGCGCGCGCGGGCGGCTGCGGCAGGCGCTCGCCCGCCTGCGCCACCGGGACGAGGCGTCCGCCGAGGAACGCGTGCTGGCGGGGGTGGAGCACGGGGACCTCGCGGGTGCCCTCGTCCGGCTGTCGCCGGAACTGCGGGCCGTCCTGCAGGCGACGGTCATCGACGGGCTCACCACCCGGGAGGCGGCCGTCCTGCTCGGCATTCCGCCCGGCACGGTCAAGACGCGGGCCCTGCGCGCCCGCAAGCAACTGCGGGAGGCGCTGGCATGA
- a CDS encoding RNA degradosome polyphosphate kinase encodes MKPAVPEPSPPPEGTAAVLPPALSDAPIMLAARKNGFMSQSDTQAQAEAHPSPSTALAGDGAGRGSMPSTQPSVGTIAAHRPPTVAATVSDLEPDIDADLDGYQESLADGEQLPQGRFLDRERSWLAFNERVLELAEDPNTPLLERANFLAIFASNLDEFFMVRVAGLKRRIATGVATRSASGLQPREVLEMIWARSRELMARHAACYHEDVAPALAEEGIHLVRWSELTEKEQAGLFTLFRQRIFPVLTPLAVDPAHPFPYISGLSLNLAVVVRNPVTGHRHFARVKVPPLLSRFLEGSPGRYVPVEDVIAAHLEELFPGMEVLEHHAFRLTRNEDLEVEEDDAENLLQALEKELMRRRFGPPVRLEVEESIDREVLDLLVRELKIGEAEVYPLPGPLDLTGLFRIHSLDRPELKYPKFVAGTHRDLAEVESASAPDIFAALRSRDVLLHHPYDSFSTSVQAFLEQAAADPDVLAIKQTLYRTSGDSPIVDALIDAAESGKQVLVLVEIKARFDEHANIKWARKLEEAGCHVVYGLVGLKTHCKLSLVVRQEGDTLRRYSHVGTGNYHPKTARLYEDLGLLTADPQVGADLSDLFNRLSGYSRRETYRRLLVAPKSLRDGLVARINKEAQHHRAGRPASIRIKVNSMVDEAVIDALYSASQAGVPVDVWVRGICALRPGVPGLSENVRVRSILGRFLEHSRVFAFGNGGEPEVWIGSADMMHRNLDRRIEALVRVTDPAHRAAINRLLDTGMSDATASWHLGPDGEWTRHATDADGQPLRNVQEMLIDARRRRRGTATP; translated from the coding sequence ATGAAGCCCGCCGTGCCAGAGCCTTCGCCTCCCCCCGAGGGAACCGCCGCCGTGCTCCCGCCCGCCCTCTCCGACGCGCCCATCATGCTCGCCGCGCGGAAGAATGGGTTCATGAGCCAGTCAGACACCCAGGCACAGGCAGAGGCCCACCCGTCTCCCAGCACCGCCCTCGCCGGAGACGGCGCGGGTCGCGGCAGCATGCCGAGCACCCAGCCCTCCGTGGGGACCATCGCCGCCCACCGCCCGCCCACCGTGGCGGCCACGGTCTCCGACCTGGAACCCGACATCGACGCCGACCTCGACGGCTACCAGGAGTCACTGGCCGACGGCGAACAGCTGCCGCAGGGACGGTTCCTCGACCGGGAGCGCAGCTGGCTCGCCTTCAACGAGCGCGTCCTGGAACTCGCCGAGGACCCGAACACGCCCCTGCTGGAGCGGGCGAACTTCCTCGCGATCTTCGCCAGCAACCTCGACGAGTTCTTCATGGTCCGCGTCGCCGGCCTGAAGCGCCGCATCGCCACCGGCGTGGCCACGCGCTCCGCCTCCGGGCTGCAGCCGCGCGAGGTGCTGGAGATGATCTGGGCCCGCTCCCGCGAGCTCATGGCCCGGCACGCCGCCTGCTACCACGAGGACGTCGCCCCCGCCCTCGCGGAGGAGGGCATCCACCTGGTCCGCTGGAGCGAGCTGACCGAGAAGGAGCAGGCCGGGCTGTTCACGCTGTTCCGGCAGCGCATCTTCCCGGTGCTGACGCCGCTGGCGGTCGACCCCGCCCACCCCTTCCCGTACATCTCCGGCCTGTCCCTGAACCTGGCCGTCGTCGTACGCAACCCGGTCACCGGCCACCGCCACTTCGCGCGGGTCAAGGTGCCGCCACTGCTGTCCCGCTTCCTGGAGGGCTCCCCGGGCCGCTACGTCCCCGTCGAGGACGTCATCGCCGCCCACCTGGAGGAGCTCTTCCCGGGCATGGAGGTCCTGGAGCACCACGCGTTCCGGCTCACCCGCAACGAGGACCTCGAGGTCGAGGAGGACGACGCCGAGAACCTCCTGCAGGCTCTGGAGAAGGAGCTCATGCGGCGCCGCTTCGGGCCGCCGGTGCGCCTGGAGGTCGAGGAGTCCATCGACCGCGAGGTGCTCGACCTGCTCGTGCGGGAGCTGAAGATCGGCGAGGCCGAGGTGTACCCGCTGCCGGGCCCCCTGGACCTCACCGGCCTCTTCCGCATCCACAGCCTCGACCGGCCGGAGCTGAAGTACCCGAAGTTCGTCGCCGGCACCCACCGGGACCTGGCGGAGGTGGAGTCCGCCTCCGCCCCCGACATCTTCGCCGCGCTGCGCAGCCGCGACGTGCTGCTGCACCACCCCTACGACTCCTTCTCCACCTCCGTGCAGGCGTTCCTGGAGCAGGCGGCCGCCGACCCGGACGTCCTCGCGATCAAGCAGACCCTGTACCGGACCTCCGGCGACTCCCCCATAGTCGACGCCCTCATCGACGCCGCCGAGTCCGGCAAGCAGGTCCTCGTCCTGGTGGAGATCAAGGCCCGCTTCGACGAGCACGCCAACATCAAGTGGGCGCGCAAGCTGGAGGAGGCCGGCTGCCACGTCGTGTACGGCCTGGTCGGCCTGAAGACCCACTGCAAGCTGTCGCTGGTGGTCCGTCAGGAGGGCGACACGCTGCGGCGCTACAGCCACGTCGGCACCGGCAACTACCACCCGAAGACGGCCCGCCTGTACGAGGACCTCGGCCTGCTCACCGCCGATCCGCAGGTCGGCGCGGACCTCTCGGACCTCTTCAACCGGCTCTCCGGCTACTCGCGCCGCGAGACCTACCGCAGGCTGCTGGTCGCCCCCAAGTCCCTGCGGGACGGCCTGGTCGCGCGGATCAACAAGGAGGCCCAGCACCACCGCGCCGGGCGCCCCGCCTCCATCCGCATCAAGGTCAACTCGATGGTCGACGAGGCCGTCATCGACGCGCTCTACAGCGCCTCCCAGGCGGGCGTGCCGGTCGACGTGTGGGTGCGCGGCATCTGCGCCCTGCGCCCCGGCGTGCCCGGGCTGTCGGAGAACGTCCGCGTCCGTTCGATCCTCGGCCGCTTCCTGGAGCACTCCCGCGTGTTCGCCTTCGGCAACGGCGGCGAGCCGGAGGTGTGGATCGGCAGCGCCGACATGATGCACCGCAACCTCGACCGCCGTATCGAGGCCCTGGTCCGGGTCACCGACCCGGCCCACCGGGCCGCGATCAACCGGCTCCTCGACACCGGCATGTCCGACGCCACGGCCTCCTGGCACCTCGGCCCGGACGGCGAGTGGACCCGGCACGCGACGGACGCGGACGGCCAGCCCCTGCGCAACGTTCAGGAGATGCTCATAGACGCCCGGAGGCGCCGGCGTGGCACAGCGACACCTTGA
- a CDS encoding CHAD domain-containing protein produces MAQRHLDPTDPVADPSPELFEPGGAPTADALAGYLRAQATQFLRALRLHRENGGHAAGGTEESVDAARALRRSARRISGSLHTFRPLLDEAWSEELRPELAWLSGTLAREHACQARLERLLLALHRLSPRTGVAAGGRAAATVPVPQSAEGGRPGPPAQPAAVDRGNLTVGAAKAGALLERQLTLARTRAHSTALQALGSSRFHAVADKVAVLASDVPLTPVAATADLRPLAAAAEERLTDAVATLPLVTAGSPYNAEALVHGLSPDPDPHPQDAPWHQVRLLLRLHRYAREVVEGADAPVDVRLLTAGQALDRHRDASEAATAAAAAARTPRIAPATAYALGVLHADQRHEVEAARFAFQQSWQKQAVGAG; encoded by the coding sequence GTGGCACAGCGACACCTTGACCCGACGGATCCCGTGGCCGACCCCTCCCCCGAACTGTTCGAGCCGGGAGGCGCCCCCACCGCCGACGCCCTCGCGGGCTATCTGCGGGCCCAGGCCACACAGTTCCTCCGCGCGCTGCGCCTGCACCGCGAGAACGGCGGCCACGCGGCGGGCGGCACGGAGGAGTCCGTCGACGCGGCGCGCGCCCTGCGCCGCTCGGCCCGCCGCATCAGCGGCAGCCTGCACACCTTCCGCCCCCTCCTGGACGAAGCCTGGTCGGAGGAACTGCGCCCCGAACTGGCCTGGCTGTCCGGCACCCTGGCCCGCGAACACGCCTGCCAGGCGCGTCTGGAGCGGCTGTTGCTGGCCCTGCACAGGCTGTCCCCGCGCACCGGCGTGGCAGCGGGCGGCCGCGCCGCCGCGACGGTGCCCGTCCCGCAGAGCGCGGAAGGCGGCCGCCCAGGCCCCCCGGCCCAGCCGGCGGCCGTCGACCGCGGCAACCTGACCGTGGGCGCGGCCAAGGCGGGCGCCCTCCTGGAGCGCCAGCTCACCCTGGCCCGGACAAGGGCGCACTCGACGGCCCTCCAGGCGCTGGGATCCAGCCGCTTCCACGCCGTCGCGGACAAGGTCGCGGTCCTCGCCAGCGACGTCCCCCTCACCCCCGTCGCGGCCACCGCGGACCTGCGCCCCCTGGCCGCCGCGGCGGAGGAACGCCTCACGGACGCCGTCGCCACGCTCCCCCTCGTCACCGCGGGCAGCCCGTACAACGCGGAGGCGCTGGTCCACGGTCTGTCGCCGGACCCCGACCCGCACCCGCAGGACGCGCCCTGGCACCAGGTCCGCCTGCTGCTGCGCCTGCACCGCTACGCCCGGGAGGTCGTCGAGGGCGCCGACGCGCCCGTCGACGTACGGCTGTTGACGGCCGGGCAGGCCCTCGACCGGCACCGCGACGCGTCGGAGGCGGCCACGGCCGCGGCCGCGGCGGCCCGTACGCCGCGCATCGCCCCGGCGACGGCGTACGCGCTCGGTGTGCTCCACGCGGACCAGCGGCACGAGGTGGAGGCGGCCCGGTTCGCCTTCCAGCAGTCGTGGCAGAAGCAGGCCGTCGGCGCCGGCTGA
- a CDS encoding NUDIX hydrolase: MNPSKNTPVQAAGCVLWRLSPPAGALRLCVIHRPKYDDWSWPKGKLKRGEDPLAGALREVTEETGYTAVPGAELSTITYMANGRPKVVRYWAAEATGGCFTPNREVDRLLWLTPVEARARLTQFRDRELLDELLTALHAA; the protein is encoded by the coding sequence GTGAACCCCTCGAAGAACACCCCCGTGCAGGCGGCGGGCTGCGTCCTGTGGCGCCTCTCGCCGCCGGCCGGCGCGCTGCGGCTGTGTGTGATCCACCGGCCCAAGTACGACGACTGGTCATGGCCGAAGGGCAAGCTCAAGCGCGGCGAGGACCCGCTCGCGGGCGCGCTGCGCGAGGTGACGGAGGAGACGGGCTACACCGCCGTTCCCGGCGCCGAACTGAGCACGATCACCTACATGGCGAACGGCCGTCCCAAAGTGGTCCGTTACTGGGCGGCCGAGGCCACGGGGGGCTGCTTCACCCCGAACAGGGAGGTGGACCGCCTCCTGTGGCTGACGCCGGTCGAGGCCCGCGCCCGCCTGACCCAGTTCCGCGACCGCGAACTGCTCGACGAACTGCTGACGGCCCTGCACGCCGCCTGA
- a CDS encoding metal-sensitive transcriptional regulator produces MTTTEAGAVAPSGTTAQDNAGQENAGHGHATHGYHKQKDEHLKRLRRIEGQIRGLQRMVDEDVYCIDILTQVSASTKALQSFALQLLEEHLRHCVADAALKGGAEVDAKVEEATKAIGRLLRT; encoded by the coding sequence ATGACGACCACCGAGGCCGGCGCCGTGGCGCCCTCCGGGACCACCGCGCAGGACAACGCCGGGCAGGAGAACGCCGGGCACGGGCACGCCACGCACGGCTACCACAAGCAGAAGGACGAGCACCTCAAGCGGCTGCGCCGGATCGAGGGCCAGATCCGCGGGCTGCAGCGGATGGTCGACGAGGACGTCTACTGCATCGACATACTCACCCAGGTGTCCGCCTCCACCAAGGCGCTGCAGTCCTTCGCCCTGCAGTTGCTGGAGGAGCACCTGCGTCACTGCGTGGCCGACGCGGCCCTCAAGGGCGGCGCGGAGGTCGACGCGAAGGTGGAGGAGGCCACGAAGGCCATCGGGCGGCTGCTGCGCACGTGA
- a CDS encoding DUF47 family protein has translation MRFRLTPRETSFYDMFAASADNIVTGSKLLMELLGADNSARAEIAERMRAAEHAGDDATHAIFHQLNSSFITPFDREDIYSLASSLDDIMDFMEEAVDLVVLYNIEELPKGVEQQIEVLARAAELTAEAMPHLRTMDNLTEYWIEVNRLENQADQIHRKLLAHLFNGKYDAIEVLKLKQIVDVLEEAADAFEHVANTVETIAVKES, from the coding sequence GTGCGCTTTCGTCTGACCCCCAGGGAGACGAGCTTCTACGACATGTTCGCCGCCTCCGCGGACAACATCGTCACGGGCTCGAAACTCCTGATGGAACTGCTCGGGGCGGACAACTCCGCCCGGGCCGAGATCGCCGAGCGTATGCGGGCCGCGGAACACGCAGGTGACGACGCCACGCACGCGATCTTCCACCAGTTGAACTCCTCGTTCATCACGCCCTTCGACCGCGAGGACATCTACTCCCTCGCGTCGTCCCTCGACGACATCATGGACTTCATGGAGGAGGCCGTCGACCTGGTCGTCCTCTACAACATCGAGGAACTGCCCAAGGGCGTCGAGCAGCAGATCGAGGTCCTGGCGCGGGCGGCGGAGCTCACGGCGGAGGCCATGCCGCACCTGCGGACCATGGACAACCTCACCGAGTACTGGATCGAGGTCAACCGGCTGGAGAACCAGGCGGACCAGATCCACCGCAAGCTGCTGGCGCACCTGTTCAACGGCAAGTACGACGCGATCGAGGTGCTGAAGCTGAAGCAGATCGTGGACGTACTGGAGGAGGCGGCGGACGCCTTCGAGCACGTGGCGAACACGGTGGAGACCATCGCCGTCAAGGAGTCCTGA